One genomic window of Bacillus mycoides includes the following:
- a CDS encoding HAD family hydrolase, producing MNKAIIFDKDGTLIQLDSVWYKIVHRVLDDIFQTYPNEKSKRDDYLTIIGMNDNDFESTSLLACRTNYFIAAAWYSLLENQHVNKEGFIQNVCLLFKKYSTADDLVFTEVEGAKETLRYLKDNEYIIGVVTADDVDAAIHSLKMTELYDYVDFLGADDGVNRTKPESDFYHMFKEKFSLTEEDVLMVGDTLTDVTFARNSNIKVVGVLSGASRKEDLEGKADYILNSMKDISKIL from the coding sequence GTGAATAAAGCGATTATTTTTGATAAAGATGGAACATTAATACAGTTAGATTCAGTTTGGTACAAAATTGTGCATCGTGTGTTAGATGATATATTTCAAACGTATCCAAATGAAAAAAGTAAACGAGATGACTACTTAACGATTATTGGTATGAATGATAACGATTTTGAGAGTACGAGTTTACTAGCTTGTCGCACAAATTACTTTATTGCGGCTGCATGGTATTCGTTGTTAGAAAATCAACATGTGAATAAAGAGGGTTTTATTCAAAATGTATGTCTTCTATTCAAAAAGTACTCTACTGCAGATGATCTTGTATTTACAGAAGTGGAAGGTGCAAAGGAAACGTTACGATATTTAAAAGACAATGAATATATTATTGGGGTTGTTACGGCAGACGATGTTGATGCAGCTATTCATTCTCTGAAAATGACTGAGTTATATGATTATGTAGATTTTTTAGGTGCAGATGATGGTGTGAATAGAACAAAACCTGAAAGTGACTTTTATCATATGTTTAAAGAAAAATTTTCACTAACTGAAGAAGATGTGCTTATGGTAGGTGATACATTAACAGACGTTACATTTGCAAGAAATAGTAACATTAAAGTAGTGGGTGTCTTATCGGGTGCGAGCAGGAAGGAAGATTTAGAAGGAAAAGCGGATTATATTTTAAACAGTATGAAGGATATTTCGAAGATTTTATAA
- a CDS encoding CehA/McbA family metallohydrolase — MIEITSTITLSPFVKNKHCFPMDETDITNFTLTIDQGDSRKIPLLLILRDPNGYVRIQYQTPIVNEKLVVSKDSKFCSAGCIGGDIQSGNWELEVVYIPHCAKKVVKFTGEKVDYTVNVEVNDQLERKYNREHFCKSNVFIDEDRFNKVVNEEHRWYKGDFHEHTDLTDGEIDDELGMKVCEKQELDFLYATEHNIVMPSYEKGNTLIIPSMELTTPYGHYNIFGIREFVDFTEYVDESFSAEKMNVLFSLMKEKGYLLSVNHPFMKPWANQVNINLENVHTMEIMCDPTYKKSKSSTLEALRCFDQMWSNGLKIWGIGGSDSHLHPSKTFPGSKDPSIYGDPGTYVLCNGLSIKNLKFAIKNGRIYFSRFRKLTIDIQNEGETIAVGDEAKGNIIYNVQADKPCEWRLLINGRMIEKEYGSDVTFAFTLNEGAYARVEGWEEDELVAFINPIHNKVQNKNIKTWNEVIGGIKGE, encoded by the coding sequence ATGATCGAAATAACAAGTACGATAACACTCTCTCCATTCGTAAAAAATAAACACTGTTTCCCAATGGATGAAACTGATATTACAAACTTTACATTAACAATTGATCAAGGGGATAGCCGGAAAATTCCGCTTTTACTAATCTTAAGAGATCCTAACGGTTATGTACGTATACAATATCAAACTCCAATTGTAAATGAAAAACTAGTCGTTTCGAAAGATTCAAAGTTTTGTTCTGCTGGTTGTATTGGAGGAGACATACAGTCAGGTAATTGGGAATTAGAAGTCGTATATATCCCTCATTGTGCAAAGAAAGTAGTGAAATTTACTGGGGAAAAAGTTGACTATACAGTAAATGTGGAAGTGAATGATCAGTTGGAGCGAAAGTATAATAGAGAGCATTTTTGTAAGAGCAATGTTTTTATCGATGAAGACCGTTTTAATAAGGTAGTAAATGAAGAACATCGCTGGTACAAAGGGGATTTTCATGAACATACAGATTTAACAGATGGCGAGATAGATGATGAACTTGGAATGAAAGTATGTGAAAAACAAGAATTAGATTTTTTATATGCGACGGAGCACAATATTGTTATGCCATCTTATGAAAAAGGAAACACATTAATTATACCATCTATGGAACTTACAACTCCTTATGGTCATTATAATATATTTGGCATAAGAGAATTTGTTGATTTTACAGAGTATGTAGATGAATCATTTAGTGCTGAAAAAATGAATGTACTATTTTCACTCATGAAAGAAAAAGGGTATTTATTGAGTGTGAATCATCCATTTATGAAGCCTTGGGCGAACCAAGTTAATATTAACTTAGAAAATGTTCATACGATGGAAATTATGTGTGATCCAACGTATAAAAAAAGTAAATCATCTACTTTAGAAGCTTTGCGTTGTTTCGATCAAATGTGGTCAAATGGTCTTAAAATCTGGGGAATAGGAGGAAGTGATTCTCATTTACATCCGTCTAAAACATTCCCAGGATCAAAAGACCCATCCATTTACGGTGATCCAGGAACATATGTATTATGTAACGGTTTATCAATTAAAAACTTGAAATTTGCGATCAAAAACGGAAGAATTTATTTCTCTCGATTTAGAAAACTAACGATAGATATTCAAAACGAAGGTGAAACGATTGCTGTCGGAGATGAGGCTAAAGGAAATATTATTTATAACGTTCAAGCAGATAAACCGTGTGAGTGGAGATTACTTATAAATGGAAGAATGATTGAAAAAGAATACGGAAGCGATGTAACCTTTGCATTTACTTTAAATGAAGGGGCGTACGCTAGAGTTGAGGGATGGGAAGAGGACGAATTAGTAGCGTTTATTAATCCTATTCATAATAAAGTTCAGAATAAAAATATAAAAACATGGAATGAAGTTATAGGGGGAATAAAAGGTGAATAA
- a CDS encoding extracellular solute-binding protein encodes MKKLFMLLTVITLFVSALAGCSGGKGSTVKASKEGEKVVVPFINGVGGSLADRVDKIVEEYNKSQDKYVVKTTKAGSYDESYQKLQSGFAANNQEAIALLGSDVIQEYAKKQLIVPIDEYVKNDTNFKKEDYGKGFMEQATIDEKLYGIPFYGTTQIFYYNKKALAENGFTKEDLKTWEGVEKVAKTVAKRGENGNVTYAGWMPMWGTSNLIDAVRSAGGNVLSEDGKKVLINDDTWVSIWEKFRTWLHEDKIMKIHSGGTGWEYWDKTVIDLVEGRTLGFTGSSGDQGFVFKSLGKGMTEEERLNTFEALPQPAWGNNKPAPKLETYLFTLTRNIDPEVAKGAYDFMKFATSTEKTAEWSMATGYIPVRNNVTEYGPYAEFVKKQPQALVPLEQANNNGVGPFVDPTGGKINDALNVAKDKVEIEGVPAKKALDEAAKVAQEELDKVLKKKK; translated from the coding sequence ATGAAAAAACTATTCATGCTTCTAACAGTTATAACATTGTTTGTTAGTGCACTTGCGGGTTGTTCAGGTGGAAAAGGGAGTACGGTTAAAGCGAGTAAAGAAGGGGAGAAGGTTGTTGTTCCATTCATTAATGGAGTAGGGGGCTCTCTTGCAGATCGTGTAGATAAGATTGTGGAAGAATACAATAAAAGTCAGGACAAATATGTAGTGAAAACGACAAAAGCGGGTAGCTACGATGAGTCATATCAAAAGCTACAAAGTGGATTTGCAGCGAATAACCAAGAAGCAATTGCATTACTAGGTTCTGATGTCATTCAAGAATATGCTAAAAAACAGTTAATCGTACCTATAGATGAATATGTTAAAAATGATACTAATTTTAAAAAAGAAGATTATGGGAAAGGGTTTATGGAGCAAGCAACAATTGACGAGAAGTTATATGGCATTCCGTTTTACGGTACAACGCAAATTTTTTATTACAATAAAAAAGCATTAGCGGAAAATGGCTTTACAAAAGAGGATTTAAAGACGTGGGAAGGTGTAGAAAAGGTAGCAAAAACAGTCGCAAAACGTGGTGAAAATGGAAATGTAACATATGCGGGCTGGATGCCAATGTGGGGAACTTCCAATTTAATTGATGCGGTTCGCAGTGCCGGTGGAAACGTATTAAGTGAAGATGGTAAAAAAGTATTAATTAACGATGACACTTGGGTTTCGATATGGGAGAAATTCCGTACATGGCTACATGAAGATAAAATTATGAAAATACATTCAGGTGGTACTGGATGGGAATATTGGGATAAAACTGTAATTGATTTAGTTGAAGGTAGAACATTAGGATTTACAGGATCATCTGGTGATCAAGGATTTGTCTTTAAATCATTAGGAAAAGGAATGACGGAAGAAGAACGCCTTAACACATTTGAAGCATTACCTCAGCCTGCTTGGGGTAATAATAAACCAGCGCCAAAATTAGAAACATATTTATTCACATTAACGAGAAATATTGATCCAGAAGTAGCAAAAGGTGCATATGACTTTATGAAATTTGCGACAAGTACGGAGAAAACGGCTGAATGGTCAATGGCAACAGGCTATATTCCTGTTCGTAACAATGTAACAGAGTACGGTCCATATGCTGAATTTGTTAAAAAACAACCACAAGCATTAGTTCCGTTAGAACAAGCCAACAATAATGGAGTGGGACCATTTGTAGATCCAACGGGCGGAAAAATCAATGACGCTTTAAATGTAGCAAAAGATAAAGTAGAGATTGAAGGGGTTCCAGCAAAGAAAGCATTAGATGAAGCAGCTAAAGTTGCGCAAGAAGAGTTAGATAAAGTTTTGAAAAAGAAGAAGTAA
- a CDS encoding carbohydrate ABC transporter permease yields the protein MKKGPLIVKHLFLALASILFVFPFIWMVLGSFKTSSEVLQGGFWPKEFHWENYRQVLDILPFNTYLFNSFYTSFIITIYVLVSSALFAYMLAFYKFKGKNITFSVVMATYMIPGAVSYVPVYVMLGKFGLLDSHFGYMISMAVSVFGIFYLKQTFHKVGFEIVEAAKIDGASDWRILWKIIFPMTRSSFVTLGLVTFIGNYNNYVWPALILKDNTQKLITNGIADYFINSSLGRDWSHIMVASTIATVPLLIVFLILQKWFLSGVTDSGIKG from the coding sequence ATGAAAAAAGGTCCATTAATCGTAAAGCATCTCTTTTTAGCATTAGCAAGTATACTATTTGTTTTTCCATTCATATGGATGGTACTTGGTTCGTTTAAAACATCTAGTGAAGTATTACAAGGAGGTTTTTGGCCTAAAGAATTTCACTGGGAAAATTATCGGCAAGTATTAGACATACTACCATTTAACACATATTTATTTAATAGTTTTTATACATCTTTCATCATTACTATATATGTGCTTGTTTCGTCTGCACTGTTTGCTTATATGTTAGCATTTTACAAGTTTAAAGGTAAAAATATTACATTTAGTGTCGTGATGGCAACCTATATGATTCCTGGAGCTGTTTCGTATGTTCCTGTATATGTAATGTTAGGGAAGTTTGGTTTGCTTGATTCACATTTTGGATACATGATTTCTATGGCTGTTAGCGTATTCGGCATTTTCTATTTGAAACAAACGTTCCACAAAGTTGGTTTTGAAATAGTAGAAGCAGCCAAAATTGATGGAGCGAGTGATTGGCGAATTCTTTGGAAGATTATTTTTCCAATGACACGATCATCATTTGTAACTCTAGGATTGGTCACATTTATTGGTAATTATAATAATTACGTCTGGCCAGCTCTTATATTGAAAGATAATACGCAAAAGTTAATTACGAATGGAATTGCTGATTATTTCATTAATAGTTCTTTAGGACGAGATTGGTCACACATTATGGTTGCAAGTACAATCGCAACGGTGCCGCTCTTAATCGTATTTTTAATTCTACAAAAATGGTTCTTATCTGGTGTTACTGATTCAGGAATAAAGGGGTAA
- a CDS encoding carbohydrate ABC transporter permease, with product MQIKLSKAVFFLLPVGIPLILFWIIPNFISLGISFTDWDFMTNDFNFVGLENYFNLFTQDSFMQALLNTFYFGIGTVIPTIALGLGFALFFRKKFKGSALYQLMIFSPWVTPTIAVSIVWSLLYEPQFGVINKVLNFFGIPGLDWLQSSQTAMLAVIIMTVWKLVGWTMIFYIGALEKVPDSLYEAASIDGANSWQKFRYVTLPMVSSTTFFLVVVNTISSVQAYDQIKILTQGGPSGSTRTLLYLFFQQGFEQFDMGSATAIAFIILIITILLSVINKIIGDKWVNY from the coding sequence ATGCAAATAAAACTATCAAAAGCTGTGTTCTTTTTACTACCAGTTGGAATACCTCTAATATTGTTTTGGATTATTCCGAATTTCATTAGTTTAGGTATTAGTTTTACTGATTGGGATTTTATGACGAATGATTTTAACTTTGTTGGTTTAGAAAACTATTTTAATTTATTTACACAAGATTCTTTTATGCAAGCATTGCTCAATACGTTTTATTTCGGAATTGGAACAGTGATTCCAACGATTGCATTGGGCTTAGGTTTCGCATTATTCTTCCGAAAAAAATTTAAAGGTTCTGCATTGTACCAATTAATGATCTTTTCACCTTGGGTAACGCCAACAATAGCTGTATCCATTGTGTGGTCACTTTTATATGAACCTCAATTTGGAGTTATTAATAAAGTGCTAAACTTTTTCGGGATACCAGGTTTGGACTGGCTTCAAAGTAGTCAAACAGCGATGTTAGCAGTCATTATTATGACGGTTTGGAAATTAGTTGGTTGGACGATGATCTTCTATATCGGTGCATTAGAAAAAGTTCCAGATAGTTTATATGAAGCAGCTAGTATTGATGGGGCAAATTCATGGCAGAAATTCCGATATGTAACACTGCCGATGGTTTCATCAACAACTTTCTTCTTAGTTGTCGTTAATACAATTTCTTCGGTGCAGGCTTACGATCAAATAAAAATTTTAACACAAGGTGGGCCTAGTGGTTCAACGCGTACGTTACTGTATTTATTCTTCCAACAAGGATTTGAACAGTTTGATATGGGATCTGCAACAGCAATCGCATTTATCATACTAATCATTACAATTTTACTATCTGTTATTAACAAAATAATAGGTGATAAGTGGGTGAACTATTAA
- a CDS encoding DeoR/GlpR family DNA-binding transcription regulator, whose translation MKSYTQFERRKHILDELEKYNRVMVNDLAKVLNVTTETIRRDLDMLHKEGQLTKIHGGAIKKKDQTLEFHFDRRRAENIEEKRKIAMEASKLVEDNDIIAIEIGTTTMQILDYIHDKKNLTILTNSIPAVNKIIELKEQYDSFDCRLIVIGGILNTNSLALSGEMTLNYLDHFTVNKLFASCDGISLEKELTCSYIEDAQIYKQLKNNAKQVVMMVDESKFNLTKFYKSGSFSDIDALYTNAKLDESWQNMLTSNGVEVITV comes from the coding sequence ATGAAATCGTACACGCAATTTGAACGTAGAAAACACATACTAGATGAGTTAGAAAAGTACAACCGAGTTATGGTAAATGATTTAGCGAAGGTACTAAATGTTACAACAGAAACGATACGAAGAGATTTAGATATGTTGCACAAGGAAGGGCAGCTTACGAAAATACATGGTGGTGCAATTAAGAAAAAAGATCAAACACTAGAATTTCATTTTGATAGGCGCCGAGCTGAGAATATTGAAGAAAAACGAAAAATTGCAATGGAAGCAAGTAAACTCGTAGAAGATAATGATATTATCGCAATTGAAATTGGGACAACCACAATGCAAATTTTAGATTACATACACGATAAAAAGAATTTGACGATTTTAACAAACTCGATACCAGCTGTTAATAAAATTATTGAGCTTAAAGAACAATATGATTCCTTTGATTGCAGGTTAATAGTCATTGGAGGAATATTGAATACAAATTCATTAGCATTGTCTGGAGAAATGACGTTAAACTATCTTGACCATTTCACTGTTAATAAGTTATTTGCTTCTTGTGATGGAATTTCTTTAGAAAAAGAACTAACATGTTCGTATATTGAAGATGCACAAATATATAAGCAGTTAAAGAATAATGCAAAACAAGTTGTAATGATGGTAGATGAGTCAAAGTTTAATTTAACAAAGTTTTATAAAAGCGGGAGTTTTAGTGATATTGATGCGTTATATACGAATGCGAAGCTCGATGAATCGTGGCAAAATATGCTAACAAGTAATGGGGTTGAAGTAATAACAGTATAG
- a CDS encoding DUF2975 domain-containing protein produces MKQRSTLFLKTAIILIGIPILALCIFLVPNIGNYAAELYPDIAYIKYLILINLYATVVPFYFALYQAFKLVSFIDKGNAFSKLSVRALKKIKNCAVTISILYVVGMPLFYLVAERDDAPGIIILGMLLIFASMVIAVFAAVLQRLLKDAIDIKSENDLTV; encoded by the coding sequence ATGAAACAAAGATCAACACTCTTTTTAAAGACAGCTATTATTCTGATTGGAATCCCTATTCTTGCTTTGTGTATATTTTTAGTTCCTAACATAGGGAATTATGCAGCGGAATTGTATCCCGATATTGCATATATAAAATATCTTATTTTAATCAATCTGTATGCAACGGTGGTACCTTTTTATTTCGCTCTGTATCAAGCTTTTAAACTTGTAAGCTTCATTGACAAGGGTAACGCTTTCTCGAAATTATCTGTTAGAGCTTTAAAAAAGATAAAAAACTGCGCAGTAACAATCAGTATTTTATATGTGGTAGGTATGCCACTCTTCTATCTTGTGGCGGAAAGAGATGATGCACCTGGTATTATTATACTTGGCATGCTCCTAATCTTTGCTTCAATGGTTATCGCAGTCTTTGCTGCCGTTCTCCAAAGACTTTTAAAAGATGCGATAGATATAAAATCAGAAAATGATTTAACGGTCTGA
- a CDS encoding helix-turn-helix domain-containing protein, producing the protein MAIIINIDVMLAKRKMSVTELSEKVGITMANLSILKNGKAKAIRISTLDAICKALECQPGDILEYQPEDTE; encoded by the coding sequence ATGGCAATAATAATTAATATTGATGTAATGCTAGCGAAAAGAAAAATGAGCGTAACTGAACTTTCAGAGAAGGTTGGAATTACAATGGCTAACCTTTCTATATTAAAAAATGGAAAAGCAAAAGCAATTAGAATTTCAACTTTAGATGCTATTTGTAAAGCATTAGAATGCCAACCTGGGGATATTTTAGAATATCAACCTGAAGATACCGAATAA
- a CDS encoding DUF3887 domain-containing protein, translating to MKRMLLIIISAIAAFALAACTGNKVDESTSKKFIPKAEEIVTLLNESKYKEVHEKFDSKMKTALSEEKMKDLTPVIAKAGTFEKIEKKSIEEKDGLYTVVLVAKYSKEQRTFIVTYNDKEEIAGLYIK from the coding sequence ATGAAAAGAATGTTACTCATTATTATAAGTGCTATTGCGGCGTTCGCACTTGCAGCATGTACTGGTAATAAAGTAGATGAAAGTACTTCAAAAAAGTTTATTCCGAAAGCGGAAGAAATTGTAACGTTACTAAATGAATCTAAGTATAAAGAAGTGCATGAAAAATTTGATAGCAAGATGAAAACTGCATTATCAGAGGAGAAAATGAAAGATCTTACTCCTGTAATTGCAAAAGCTGGTACATTCGAAAAGATTGAAAAAAAGTCGATTGAAGAAAAAGATGGTTTATATACAGTTGTTCTTGTAGCAAAATATAGTAAAGAACAACGTACCTTTATCGTAACTTATAATGATAAAGAAGAAATAGCAGGTTTATATATTAAATAA
- a CDS encoding YhfC family glutamic-type intramembrane protease produces MNGLIFTAFISIGLPLVALLYAFWKKRYIPYMLGVLAFVVSQILIRIPILNYLNGNSTAFSMFSVMQPILFAIMLSFSAGIFEEIARFIAMRYFMKQRDWQSGFLFGVGHGGIEAVLIVGIPVVSLLLSQTVSGNTDSYFIGGVERIFAMLIHVGLSFIVLQAVVQNKFRYVVYAIFIHGTVNALAGIIPLYVPANRAIFTVEVTIAICALLVFSYSFILKRKGVLK; encoded by the coding sequence ATGAATGGTCTTATTTTTACAGCGTTTATAAGTATAGGGTTACCACTTGTTGCACTTTTATATGCTTTTTGGAAGAAACGCTATATCCCGTATATGCTAGGCGTATTGGCATTTGTTGTATCACAAATTTTAATCCGTATACCAATACTGAATTATTTAAATGGAAATAGCACAGCTTTTTCAATGTTTAGTGTCATGCAGCCTATATTATTTGCGATTATGCTTAGTTTTTCAGCTGGTATTTTTGAAGAGATAGCTCGTTTTATTGCAATGCGCTATTTTATGAAACAACGAGATTGGCAGTCAGGATTTTTATTCGGAGTAGGGCACGGTGGTATTGAAGCTGTGTTGATAGTCGGTATTCCAGTAGTATCTCTATTATTATCGCAAACAGTTAGCGGAAATACGGATAGTTATTTTATCGGTGGAGTGGAACGTATCTTTGCGATGTTAATCCATGTCGGTCTGTCATTCATTGTATTGCAAGCAGTTGTCCAAAATAAATTTCGTTATGTTGTATATGCAATTTTCATCCATGGGACTGTAAATGCACTAGCAGGCATCATACCGCTATACGTACCAGCAAATAGGGCTATATTTACTGTAGAAGTTACAATAGCAATTTGTGCGTTACTTGTATTTAGTTATAGTTTCATCTTAAAAAGAAAGGGTGTATTAAAATGA
- a CDS encoding GHKL domain-containing protein: protein MYIYDVFALLLTSMSHTFLYIQLIRYNRLSYRMLASLSVVFIILLVIVVTVTRYPELNSTIVLFLISLGMMQNELNFMRNLYFALVSMVIITLVKMLFLEVGMKLFMLTPFDFYLWTASIIHLIVSLITFIGIVLARKRIQSIAQYIVGSPLYYVTYILLIIGFIIELILTSPSTDFLAKLNQQYGELSFISAIILFLVLLLIVLLSSHLAKAKLVEEHETRLDKELLDYVEKLESMHDELASFRHDYINVLLALEAGIRTKNVNEIEQVYYEVITPTLKLINDHELDIAKLSRIHIPEVKSVLRAKVGTAQQQQIKVMLDIPEKIAKVSMPIVPFIRIISVLLDNATEEAVHSEEKVLQIAFFEMDAEQYFVVRNSSNYKEIDLQKIYEKNYSRKEEGRGYGLFSLKRIINKTNNATLETTYMSPHFTQTFILKKQITIYDGNQTE from the coding sequence ATGTATATTTATGATGTGTTTGCACTGTTGCTCACTAGTATGAGTCATACCTTCTTATACATTCAATTAATCCGGTACAATAGATTGTCATATAGAATGTTAGCGTCTTTAAGTGTTGTATTTATTATTTTACTTGTAATTGTCGTAACAGTAACGAGATATCCAGAGCTTAATAGTACAATTGTGTTATTTCTAATAAGTTTAGGAATGATGCAAAATGAATTGAATTTTATGCGGAATTTATATTTTGCGCTTGTTAGCATGGTTATTATTACGCTTGTGAAAATGCTATTTCTCGAAGTGGGTATGAAACTATTTATGTTAACACCATTTGATTTCTATTTATGGACAGCGAGTATAATTCATCTTATCGTGTCGCTCATAACTTTTATAGGTATTGTATTAGCTCGTAAACGAATTCAAAGTATCGCTCAGTACATAGTAGGAAGTCCACTATATTATGTTACTTATATTTTGTTAATTATCGGGTTTATTATTGAATTAATTTTAACGAGTCCATCCACTGATTTTTTAGCAAAGTTAAATCAGCAATATGGTGAATTGAGTTTTATTTCAGCAATTATATTGTTCTTAGTATTACTACTTATTGTATTACTGAGTTCGCATTTGGCGAAAGCGAAGTTGGTAGAAGAACATGAAACAAGGTTAGATAAAGAATTACTCGATTATGTTGAGAAATTAGAATCGATGCATGATGAATTGGCCAGTTTCCGCCACGATTATATTAATGTGTTACTTGCGTTAGAAGCGGGAATACGTACAAAAAATGTGAATGAAATCGAGCAAGTTTATTATGAGGTTATTACTCCTACTTTAAAATTAATCAATGATCATGAACTCGATATTGCGAAATTATCTCGTATACATATACCTGAAGTGAAAAGTGTATTAAGAGCAAAAGTGGGTACTGCCCAGCAACAACAAATAAAAGTAATGCTTGATATTCCGGAAAAAATAGCGAAGGTTTCGATGCCTATAGTTCCTTTTATTCGTATCATTTCAGTCTTATTAGATAATGCAACTGAAGAAGCGGTACATAGTGAGGAAAAGGTACTGCAAATTGCCTTTTTTGAAATGGATGCAGAGCAATATTTTGTTGTTCGTAATAGCTCCAATTATAAAGAGATTGATTTACAAAAAATTTATGAGAAGAACTATTCGAGGAAAGAAGAGGGCAGAGGATATGGGTTATTCTCATTAAAACGTATTATAAATAAAACGAATAATGCAACGCTAGAAACGACTTATATGAGTCCTCATTTCACGCAAACTTTCATACTAAAAAAACAGATAACCATTTATGATGGAAATCAAACCGAATAA
- a CDS encoding response regulator transcription factor, with protein MSIFILEDDVIQAQQMKRLVEEICEKYMLPYDFIEVTSKSENIIKNIPRATYVPIYFLDIEIKREERKGLQVAQEIRKYDTQGIIVFVTTHSEFAPISYQYMVSALTFIDKGLPYEERYQVFEQCLLQYEARNKTTIPKDDFIVENSNATVRLPFHAVEYIMTDDPHRLALVTLDRIVYFYGTLKEIEIVDERLFRCHQSYVVNITQMSSYDTTQKMMILKSGKRIPVSRRLVSKVRTMLKGEM; from the coding sequence ATGAGTATTTTCATTTTAGAAGATGATGTCATACAAGCGCAGCAAATGAAGCGGTTAGTTGAAGAGATTTGTGAGAAATATATGTTGCCGTACGATTTTATCGAAGTAACTAGTAAAAGTGAAAACATTATTAAAAACATTCCACGGGCGACTTATGTACCAATTTATTTTTTAGATATTGAGATAAAAAGAGAAGAACGTAAAGGGTTGCAAGTAGCGCAAGAAATTCGTAAATATGATACGCAAGGGATTATTGTGTTTGTAACGACGCATTCAGAATTTGCACCGATCTCGTATCAATACATGGTATCAGCTTTAACATTTATTGATAAAGGTTTGCCGTATGAAGAACGATATCAAGTATTTGAGCAATGTTTGCTTCAATATGAGGCACGCAATAAGACTACTATTCCTAAGGATGATTTTATTGTTGAAAATAGTAACGCTACTGTGCGACTGCCATTTCATGCAGTCGAATATATTATGACCGATGATCCACATCGTTTAGCTTTAGTGACGTTAGATCGTATCGTTTATTTTTATGGAACATTAAAAGAGATTGAAATAGTAGATGAACGGTTATTTCGTTGTCATCAATCATATGTCGTGAATATTACACAAATGTCTTCTTATGATACAACGCAGAAGATGATGATATTAAAAAGTGGGAAACGAATTCCAGTATCGCGGCGTTTAGTTAGTAAAGTACGTACAATGTTAAAGGGTGAGATGTAA
- a CDS encoding HAD-IA family hydrolase — protein MNILWDFDGTLFNTYPAYTMMLSEILGDAVDKQEIYKNLKISYSHAIQYYNISNEQEEQIKVLKKQFTPKDMKPFEGVEEILKFAHKNVIMTHKHRAGVMEILKYYGWDKYFVDMVTIDDGFPRKPNSLAYDHLHKKHNIDLAIGDRELDLLPAKELGISTCMFQDKCDVADYSLSHYSEFFKVVIDRDREFSL, from the coding sequence ATGAATATTTTATGGGATTTTGATGGGACGTTATTTAATACGTATCCTGCATATACAATGATGCTTTCTGAAATATTAGGTGATGCAGTAGATAAACAAGAAATATACAAAAACTTAAAAATATCATATTCCCACGCAATTCAATATTACAACATTTCAAATGAACAGGAAGAACAGATTAAAGTTTTGAAGAAACAGTTTACTCCAAAAGATATGAAACCATTTGAAGGTGTCGAAGAGATTTTGAAATTTGCGCATAAAAACGTGATTATGACACATAAACATAGGGCAGGAGTTATGGAAATCTTAAAGTATTATGGATGGGACAAATACTTCGTCGATATGGTTACAATTGACGATGGTTTCCCTCGAAAACCGAACTCTTTAGCTTATGATCATTTACATAAAAAGCACAATATTGATCTAGCAATTGGAGATAGAGAGTTAGATCTATTGCCTGCGAAGGAATTAGGTATTTCAACATGTATGTTTCAAGATAAATGTGATGTAGCGGACTATTCTTTATCGCATTACTCTGAGTTTTTTAAGGTAGTTATTGATAGAGATAGAGAGTTTTCTTTATAA